A segment of the Candidatus Doudnabacteria bacterium genome:
GAAGCCAAAGCCAAGCTGTTTGAGATTATCCCGGCGGGCGTGCTGATCATGAACAGCACCTCGGTCACCCTGGATGCGATCGGGGCCGCAGAAGAGATCGTGAATTCGGGCAGGTATGACCCTGTGCGGGCGAAACTGAATGATCCTAATACACCGCCAAAAGAAAAAGTTATTTTAGGGGCTACTGCAGACTGGGCGACAGGAAGCGCAAGTGCGGTCACGCAAGACGGAACTGTGCTGATTGCCTCCAACACAGGCAGCCAGCTTCCCTCCGAGGCTTACGGCTCGGCAAATGTTGTATTTGTTGTTGGAGCGCAGAAGATCGTTAAGGACCGCGATGAGGGCTTCAAAAGAATTTATGACTATGTCCTGCCCAAAGAATCGGTGCGGGCCAACAAAGCATACAATATCACAACCGGCAGTTTTGTAAGCAAATTGCTGATAATCAACCGCGAGATCAAACCCGGCCGCATTAAATTGATTTTGGTCAAAGAAGTCTTGGGCTTCTGATTATTTGACAGAACTAGCGTAAATGCTAAGGATTTGCTATACTAATTTGCGTATTGCCTGCCAGATGGCAGGCAGGTTAATAAAGTAATTAAGAAAGGTATCTTATGGCCAAAGGAATGACCAAATCCGAGGTGCTCAATGCGGTTGCCGAAAAGACCGGCAAGAGCCGCAAAGAAGTCGCCGAATTTATCGACGCTGTCGTGGGTGTTGCCTACGAAGAGACCAAAAAGAGCGGGGAATTCACCATCCCGGGCTTAGGAAAGCTTTTAAAGAAGCACCGCGAAGCCCGCATGGGACGTAACCCGGCCACCGGCGAATCGATCAAGATCGGCGCCAAAACCGTTGTTAAGTTCCGCGTGGCAAAAGCCGCGAAAGACGCAATTCTTTAATTAGAATTACACAAAAGATCCGCTCCTAAGATCAGAGCGGGTTTTTTGTTTGATAAATGTTTGATAAAAATCAGGCTTGACGGCGGAAGGAAAATCTGCTATAATACACATAGATAGATTTTTTTGATGGAAACTAAATATCAATTCAAACTTGGAAAAACCGAGTAAATCCCGCTTTTTGGGTCTTGGTTTTTTTGTCTTGCATAAGTATTCAAATCCTGGGCCTTGATCAAAATCGAGAAACTAAAACTCAAAACCCAAAAACAATTCGAACTCATCGATATTACTGATAAAGTCAAAACAGTTTTGGAATCCGCAGGTATTGATTCCGGGATGCTCACGGTGTTTTCGCCGCACACCACAGCTGCGATCCGCATCAACCACAACGAACCGCTGCTCATCCAGGATATTATCAAAATGATCTATCGGCTGGTGCCGGTGGATATCAATTATTCCCACGATCTGTTTGAGATCCGCTCCGGGATAGATGCGGGGGAGCGCAGCAACGGGCACGCGCATGTC
Coding sequences within it:
- a CDS encoding LUD domain-containing protein, with product MFDTIPSDEVINKTAEALKANGIETFVVNTGAEAKAKLFEIIPAGVLIMNSTSVTLDAIGAAEEIVNSGRYDPVRAKLNDPNTPPKEKVILGATADWATGSASAVTQDGTVLIASNTGSQLPSEAYGSANVVFVVGAQKIVKDRDEGFKRIYDYVLPKESVRANKAYNITTGSFVSKLLIINREIKPGRIKLILVKEVLGF
- a CDS encoding HU family DNA-binding protein, with the translated sequence MAKGMTKSEVLNAVAEKTGKSRKEVAEFIDAVVGVAYEETKKSGEFTIPGLGKLLKKHREARMGRNPATGESIKIGAKTVVKFRVAKAAKDAIL
- a CDS encoding secondary thiamine-phosphate synthase enzyme YjbQ, with amino-acid sequence MIKIEKLKLKTQKQFELIDITDKVKTVLESAGIDSGMLTVFSPHTTAAIRINHNEPLLIQDIIKMIYRLVPVDINYSHDLFEIRSGIDAGERSNGHAHVKAFLLGSSETIPVAHKEMQLGGKQSIFFVELDGARDREVVIQVMGE